The genomic region AAATGCGAAGCGGTGGCAAGCACACAAGAGAATATAAATTAGTGATTGGAATAGAGAATAACGGTCGTGGGTTAGCCGTATATCCATCGATTAGAATCCAACCATTATCGCCTTTACAATTTTGGAAATACGGTATTGACGGCAATGGCCATCATGGATTGCCGAGGGTAAAGGACTCTGGAAGTCAAGGAGCATCACAATACTTCGCTGGTGGGATAAGCGACGTAATTCACGCGGGAACCGTTCGAGAAATCACGACCCTAATATACGAAGCTAATCTACTGGCACCCGAGCTAATATCCCAGACTAACCTCAGCATGCAATATCAATTATATTGCGACGGATTTGCTCAAAGTGGAGTGCTAGAGTTCTGTCTTGGTGACGTTCTCTCAAACGGCACCGTAATTGCGGGAACTAATGATTAACATCGATATTACGGTTCACCAAAAAGATCACCATGACCACCATTAACACCTCCTGGGAACGTATCGAAGCTTGGCTCGGCCAAAACGCCCCCGACATCCTCGCTGGCTTGGCTTCAGGCGCAACGGACGCTGAAATCGATGCAGCGGAAAAAGTGCTGGGTGTGGAGTTTCCAGACGATATCCGCGAATCCTATAAGCGCCACAATGGTCAGATACGCGACAAGAACTACATTGCCATCGGAGGCCCACTGTACGACTATCACGATCTGCTGCCTCTCAACGGCATCGCTATGGACTGGCGTGTGTGGAATAACTTACTTGTCGCTGGCACCTTTGATGACATTGATAGCGATCCATCTCCTGGGATCAAAACCGATTGGTGGAACGCCAAGTGGATTCCGCTCACCAGCAACGGCTCTGGCGACCACTATTGTATGGACCTCGATCCTGCGCCAGGCGGGATCGTTGGCCAGATCATCACAATGTGGCATGACGCGCCTGAGCGCGAAGTAGTTGCTCGGAGTTTCGGGGAGTGGATAGCGCAGTTGGCGCAGGATTTGGAAGATGGGCGGCAGGTGTACTCGGAGGAGTATGGCGGCATCGTGAGCGTAGATGATCTTTAAAACACAAAACGGCCGTCTAAAATCGAGTACCACTATAGATTAAGGAACCATCATGCCAATCTCCGTCGACAGCTTAACAATAGAAGATTTCACTAATTCAAGATGGCGCGAAGTGGTCGTCGAAGCGAAGAACCGTGACTGCGCTGACTATACCTTCGCCTTCAGTATAAAAGCCGACGAGGCTCAGGCTGCTGGCGACGAAAAGCGACGCGACTTATTCGCTATGTTAAGTGCCTTGACTTCTATGTGGATCGACACTGATGATGCCTCCGATCCTCTGAAACCACTCTGGAACTCGAACAGCGTAAACAGTCATGTCACCACAAATTTTGCCTCTGCATCGGATTATCTAACTTCCATTCTTCCGCATGTCAATGATCCTGAGCTCAAGGCGCGAATTGCGGATGTGATTTGGCTGTGCAAGCGTGACTATAAAGTGGGACGTGAAGCGTCCATAGCATATATGAATGCCGCAGAAATTGACGCTGACCGTGGCGGCGTCGATCCGATTTCTCGTCTTGAACGAGCCATTGATCTTGCCGCACGCGCAAATCACCACGATTTATTAGCAGACATCACCAAACACATTGAGACAGGATTAACAACGTTTGATGGAACTGAGGCTTCCGACATTCCAGCGTGTTTGATGAAGTTACTCCAGAAACGGAAAGCAGGTGATCCAGGTCAATACGCTGCTCTTGCGGAAACATTCGCGCTTGCTGCTGAAAGTCGCGGCGACTGGCACAGCGCCCGTGCATACTGGGACATTCAAGCGAACTGGTATGGCATCGCCCAAGATGATGAAAGGGCGCATTCGGCTCGTTTGCATAGCGCTGAGACGTTCGTGGTCGAAGCAGAGGCAAGGATAGCCAGCGGCGAGTCTCAAAGCCACATGATTGGCGCGCATTTTATGGAGAAGGCAATTCATGCCCTCCGCGCCGTTGGGGGTCAGCAGGAGCGAATTGCCGAGTTGCATCGTCGCCTTCTCGATCATCAAGAACATGCCGTTTCTGAGATGGGAACAGTCTCCTTCGAAGAGGACGCCACCGAAATAGTCACACTGGCCATGAGCCGCGTCGCAGATAAATCTCTTTATGACGCGATTTTTGCCTTGGCTCTCATCGCACGCTCTCCATCGGTGGAAACCCTGAAGGAACAAGCGCAATGGCAACGTGTCAATTCCATCGCAAGTCTGATCCCGATGAGACATATAAATGCAATGGGACGGACTGTGGCTCGAAATGATCCTCCCGAGGATGGTGAGAGCCACGATGAGGCAAACCTACGCCTGGAAATGTACCATTGCGCTAACCAGGGGCGGTCCATAAATGCGCAAGCACTGATCGAGCCCGCTCGATTGCAAATACTCCGCGAACACACCGTTCGCTTCGATGACTTGATGGCCATCGTACAGAATAATCCATTCATACCGCCTGGCCGCGAAAAGTTTTTCGCTCGTGGCCTACAGGCGGGTTTTAGAAGCGATTTCGCTACAGCGATTCATTTGCTTATACCGCAAGTGGAGAATTCGATAAGATATGTCCTTGAACAACAAGGAGTGATTACGTCGGGCCTAGATCATGAGGGAATTCAGGATGAGCGAGACCTCAATCGCACACTTCGACTTCCCGAGTTCGCTGGCCCCTTGATGGCCACATTAGGCGAAGACCTTGTGTTTGACCTACGGGGTCTTCTGATCGAGCGGCATGGAGCAAACTTGCGAAACGATACTGCCCATGGCCTGCTTGATTACAGCAGTTTCTACTCCTACCCTTGCTTATACTTTTGGTGGCTGACACTTCGACTTTGCTGTATGCCTGTAATAACGGCCCTACGTCAACAAAGCGAGCAAGTAGCAGATACGTCCGACGCGCCTACTGAAGACCACAATAATCAGGACGGGGGTTCTGGGGAAGGCGTCCAGCCAGAATGAAGATCGTGATAACAGCTACGGGGCTAACTCAAGAAGACTTTGTGCGCTCAGGCTGCAACGAGGCAATTTCAAGTAGCCCACGACACTGGATCAGTGATTACTTGGGAGCTTTAAATGGACGGATGGCGGACGCAACAGGTGAAGACGATGAGCAAACCGTCAAAGTCTGTCGCGTCTTATATGCGTTGTTAGCTTCAAGGCCGCAGTGGGAGACGCGTAG from Capsulimonas corticalis harbors:
- a CDS encoding SMI1/KNR4 family protein, yielding MTTINTSWERIEAWLGQNAPDILAGLASGATDAEIDAAEKVLGVEFPDDIRESYKRHNGQIRDKNYIAIGGPLYDYHDLLPLNGIAMDWRVWNNLLVAGTFDDIDSDPSPGIKTDWWNAKWIPLTSNGSGDHYCMDLDPAPGGIVGQIITMWHDAPEREVVARSFGEWIAQLAQDLEDGRQVYSEEYGGIVSVDDL
- a CDS encoding DUF4209 domain-containing protein; the protein is MPISVDSLTIEDFTNSRWREVVVEAKNRDCADYTFAFSIKADEAQAAGDEKRRDLFAMLSALTSMWIDTDDASDPLKPLWNSNSVNSHVTTNFASASDYLTSILPHVNDPELKARIADVIWLCKRDYKVGREASIAYMNAAEIDADRGGVDPISRLERAIDLAARANHHDLLADITKHIETGLTTFDGTEASDIPACLMKLLQKRKAGDPGQYAALAETFALAAESRGDWHSARAYWDIQANWYGIAQDDERAHSARLHSAETFVVEAEARIASGESQSHMIGAHFMEKAIHALRAVGGQQERIAELHRRLLDHQEHAVSEMGTVSFEEDATEIVTLAMSRVADKSLYDAIFALALIARSPSVETLKEQAQWQRVNSIASLIPMRHINAMGRTVARNDPPEDGESHDEANLRLEMYHCANQGRSINAQALIEPARLQILREHTVRFDDLMAIVQNNPFIPPGREKFFARGLQAGFRSDFATAIHLLIPQVENSIRYVLEQQGVITSGLDHEGIQDERDLNRTLRLPEFAGPLMATLGEDLVFDLRGLLIERHGANLRNDTAHGLLDYSSFYSYPCLYFWWLTLRLCCMPVITALRQQSEQVADTSDAPTEDHNNQDGGSGEGVQPE